The proteins below come from a single Sorghum bicolor cultivar BTx623 chromosome 4, Sorghum_bicolor_NCBIv3, whole genome shotgun sequence genomic window:
- the LOC8084673 gene encoding uncharacterized protein LOC8084673, with translation MATLVRPPVLHVRAVSGGGGGNKDKVAQRPWWGGNKPVSPRQPRQSGGNGARGGGDALDQVLGVLRRDGEFLQAAAGPPLRDVFWLRFLEQKQRKQQQQPRPKPKPLRQQQEEEVVALDESPPAFPPPSYPPGLSCVELMAADFQALKVYAGSARHSLARRFLGSKGQSKPEHQSKPRPQEQQKEQQQILQAPAFPPPSYPPGLSCMELMMADLEALKLYINYYSAILTTPLPQHYDPDLLAQYFASRPHILASRVIQILFTFLSAVAKMQIYKRAQLITDATYSSGSSSKGFNDTQYMLGQLLKETFLNLGPTFVKVGQSLSTRPDIIGSEICEALAELHERVPPFPKEDAMMIIEGEFECPVSHMFSYISDEPVAAASFGQVYQGRTVDGALVAIKVQRPDLLPSVLRDIYILRLGLAFIRKIAKRRSNISLYADELGRGFVGELDYNIEAANATKFMEVHSRYPFMLVPKVLKQLTRKRVLTMEWVAGENPKDLLSLSKGVSENITQASDKQKLEAKSRLLDLVNKGVEASLVQLLETGLLHADPHPGNLRYTPEGRVGFLDFGLLCVMERKHQRAMLASIVHIVNGDWASLVYDLTEMDVVPPKTNLRRVTMDLEDALGEVTFEDGIPEIKFSKVLGKIWSVAFKYHFRMPPYYTLVLRSLASLEGLAVAADGTFKTFQAAYPYVIRKLLSDNSLATRRLLNQAIFNKRKEFQWQKIAAFLKLASARTNFKYNSEVLPETDMKAMNVASLVEISDLSSLDRATATPERALHTANLCVRLLLSKDSVVIRRLIMTANAKSLARDLISRDALMFRVLLSKVIADVVCQWMLNATGLKRVAETRIQTPMTTGKNDGHLVLPEESSTLMALQAAVKDRRMQLIFTKFVRELREEPILMIRVSWNMFLISVSAAAVGLHRFMVFLLKEGNARFLDDKVKKMKIWLMEFWKGTANLEIEGVL, from the exons ATGGCGACGCTGGTGCGGCCGCCCGTGCTGCACGTCCGCGCcgtgagcggcggcggcggcgggaacaAGGACAAGGTGGCGCAGCGGCCGTGGTGGGGCGGGAACAAGCCCGTCTCGCCGCGCCAGCCGCGGCAGTCGGGCGGGAACGGGGCGCGAGGAGGCGGCGACGCGCTAGACCAGGTGCTGGGCGTGCTCCGCCGCGACGGCGAGTTCCTGCAGGCCGCCGCCGGCCCCCCGCTCCGCGACGTCTTCTGGCTCCGCTTCCTCGAGCAGAAGCAgcggaagcagcagcagcagccgagaCCTAAGCCCAAGCCACTGCGGCAGCAGCAGGAAGAGGAGGTGGTAGCGTTGGATGAGTCGCCCCCGGCCTTCCCGCCCCCCTCGTACCCGCCAG GGTTGTCGTGCGTGGAGCTAATGGCGGCCGACTTCCAGGCCCTCAAGGTGTACGCCGGTAGCGCGCGGCACTCTCTCGCGCGGCGATTCCTCGGAAGCAAGGGGCAGTCCAAGCCTGAGCACCAATCTAAACCCAGACCCCAGGAACAGCAGAAAGAGCAGCAGCAGATACTTCAGGCCCCGGCCTTCCCTCCCCCCTCCTACCCACCAG GATTGTCCTGTATGGAGTTGATGATGGCTGATCTTGAAGCCCTCAAACTGTACATCAACTACTATTCGGCTATCCTCACTACGCCGCTCCCCCAGCATTACGATCCCGACCTCCTTGCTCAGTACTTTGCCTCACGTCCTCATATCCTTGCATCTCGCGTCATTCAG ATACTCTTCACATTTCTCTCAGCTGTGGCAAAGATGCAGATTTATAAAAGAGCTCAATTGATCACAGATGCTACCTATAGTAGTGGAAGCAGCAGCAAAGGCTTCAATGATACTCAATATATGCTTGGCCAACTTCTCAAGGAGACATTTCTTAACCTTGGGCCTACTTTTGTTAAAG TTGGACAATCACTTTCTACAAGACCTGATATCATAGGTTCAGAGATTTGTGAG GCCCTTGCTGAGTTGCATGAAAGAGTTCCTCCTTTCCCAAAAGAGGATGCAATGATGATCATTGAGGGAGAATTTGAGTGCCCTGTGTCGCATATGTTCAGTTACATTTCAGATGAGCCTGTAGCAGCTGCTTCCTTTGGACAG GTCTACCAGGGGCGCACAGTTGATGGTGCTCTTGTTGCAATAAAGGTTCAGCGGCCAGACCTTCTACCTTCTGTACTGAGAGACATCTATATTCTACGCCTTGGG CTTGCTTTCATACGGAAGATAGCCAAGCGAAGAAGTAATATTTCTCTTTATGCTGATGAGCTGGGTAGAGGTTTCGTCGGCGAGTTGGACTACAATATTGAAGCTGCTAATGCTACCAAATTTATG GAGGTTCATTCCAGATATCCTTTCATGCTAGTTCCTAAGGTTCTTAAACAACTTACTAGAAAGAGGGTTTTGACAATGGAGTGGGTGGCTGGTGAGAACCCCAAGGATTTGCTTTCTTTGTCTAAAGGAGTTTCTGAAAATATCACTCAAGCTTCAGATAAGCAGAAGTTGGAAGCAAAATCTCGCCTTCTTGACCTG GTCAATAAAGGTGTAGAGGCATCGCTAGTGCAGCTTCTTGAGACAGGCTTGTTGCATGCTGATCCTCATCCTGGTAACTTGCGTTATACTCCTGAAGGTCGTGTTGG GTTTCTAGATTTTGGTTTGCTTTGCGTGATGGAAAGGAAACATCAGCGTGCTATGCTTGCAAGCATAGTACACATAGTAAATGGAGATTGGGCTTCCCTCGTTTATGATTTGACTGAAATGGATGTAGTTCCACCAAAAACCAATCTACGTCGTGTGACAATG GATTTGGAGGATGCATTAGGCGAGGTAACCTTTGAAGATGGAATTCCAGAAATCAAGTTTAGTAAG GTGCTTGGAAAAATTTGGTCTGTGGCATTTAAATATCACTTCCGTATGCCACCTTACTACACACTTGTTCTCCGTTCACTTGCCTCTTTGGAAG GACTGGCTGTGGCAGCAGATGGGACTTTCAAAACATTTCAAGCAGCATACCCATATGTTATTCGGAAGCTTCTTTCCGATAATTCACTTGCAACAAGAAGACTCTTGAATCAG GCAATTTTCAACAAAAGGAAAGAGTTCCAATGGCAGAAGATTGCTGCGTTTCTAAAATTGGCTTCAGCAAG GACCAACTTCAAGTATAACAGTGAAGTTTTGCCAGAGACTGACATGAAGGCCATGAATGTGGCTAGCCTTGTAGAGATCAGTGATTTATCTTCACTTGACCGTGCTACAGCTACACCAGAGAGGGCATTGCATACTGCAAACCTGTGTGTGAGGCTTTTATTATCAAAGGACAGCGTTGTGATTAGGAGACTTATTATGACAGCG AATGCAAAATCTCTTGCCCGTGATCTGATCTCCAGAGATGCTTTGATGTTCCGGGTGCTCCTTAGTAAGGTTATTGCGGATGTTGTCTGCCAATGGATGTTGAATGCCACAGGCTTGAAACGAGTTGCGGAGACCAGGATCCAGACGCCCATGACCACAGGAAAGAACGATGGACACCTGGTGCTGCCTGAAGAATCATCGACCCTGATGGCACTCCAGGCAGCAGTAAAAGACCGAAGAATGCAGCTCATATTCACCAAGTTTGTGAGGGAGTTGAGAGAGGAGCCCATCTTGATGATTAGGGTGAGCTGGAATATGTTCCTCATCTCAGTCTCAGCTGCTGCTGTAGGCCTGCACCGTTTCATGGTGTTCCTCTTGAAGGAGGGCAATGCCAGGTTCTTGGATGACAAGGTCAAGAAAATGAAGATTTGGTTGATGGAGTTCTGGAAGGGGACGGCTAATTTGGAGATTGAAGGAGTTCTGTGA